GCCCACGCCTTACTGTATAATGCAACTAATCGTTTTTCAAGAGCCAGTGTCCGTTTACCAATCTCTTCTGAGCTGAGCTTGGGGGGTATGGTTATGGGTTCACCATAAATCACTTTAATCCTTGAAAAAGGTTTTGGTAACACAGTCTTATCCCAGCTGTTCACCGACCAATAGCTTTGAGCAGACCAGATAAAGGGCAGAATTGGGGCCTGGGTAAGGCTGGCGGCAAGCACTGCGCCCGGTTGCGCTTTCAAGGCAGGACCCTGGGAGCCGTCTGCGACAATTGCGGCGTTTTTCCCAGAGCGCTTCATCTGGGTAAGCAAGCCTCGCAGGGCCGCAACTC
This is a stretch of genomic DNA from Desulfobulbaceae bacterium. It encodes these proteins:
- a CDS encoding lysophospholipid acyltransferase family protein; the protein is MDVKNFRQKLLFAVVPRLYALLTRVLFSTYRVDTEGGEHYEQLFTSGKPFIGVIWHYSVFFTMSFMKGKNWVAMVSTSNDAEYISRFLNSYGVTTVRGSSNKGGVAALRGLLTQMKRSGKNAAIVADGSQGPALKAQPGAVLAASLTQAPILPFIWSAQSYWSVNSWDKTVLPKPFSRIKVIYGEPITIPPKLSSEEIGKRTLALEKRLVALYSKAWAEFGRKTHG